From a single Candoia aspera isolate rCanAsp1 chromosome 2, rCanAsp1.hap2, whole genome shotgun sequence genomic region:
- the KEL gene encoding kell blood group glycoprotein isoform X1, with amino-acid sequence MRTSRQTDEGPGGTMQRCSRGKSLFLCALLFSAVIGLVVVIVFSIIRCDLESCNTTSCLVLLARLQKAQNGTIDPCEDFFNYVCGNWEANKTWGMDMPSVNVFDVLLEENHLIMKKLLEEPQLGANGSAKEKAVLFYTSCMNTDQIEAQGAEPLKALINEIGGWNITGSWKETDFNQTLQILMEKYNTFPFFKAYVEPSSSDPSTNIIQIDHPEFELPLESHFERNVNYPQVLRSYYLYLKKLGELMGGHTDPTYTYISLAFSFISNLQKVVTPLKKRQEKRMLFYHTTIRNLQEKAPAIDWLSCLQAAFYPVQLNMSQPIAVHDMDYLKGMSQLIGKWQHRRDVLQTYMILCLIGNLSPALDSQFQKARQELADMLDSRTRNTDMIRTERWRKCLSDTSTFFGPVLGKMVVQEIFPQKAKDLAEEIFSEVRDAIHSHLDQVNWMDSQSRQEAEEKIYNLQVEIGCPKSILQSNKIDDEYQELKIDENKFFHNVVACLNSLQKRFLLRLVSPQLHDNWEVAPWSVHSYYSLRRHAVVFPAGMFRNPFFHTEFPSAVNFGAMGFFMAHELLHSLYDYVLPNNCSTCGMNIPAESKDCLVKQYGNYSLKGHGINGSFTLLENLADTGGLAIAYQAYENWLAKHRGVTNFPELGLSHHQLFFVSFAHAMCGRQSLESLQAFLHRDPHSPSPLRVLGSLSNSEDFSTHFKCPSESPMNPTLKCHIW; translated from the exons ATCTCGGCAG ACTGATGAAGGCCCAGGAGGGACCATGCAAAGATGCTCTCGAGGAAAATCTCTGTTCCTTTGTGCTCTCCTCTTCAGTGCTGTCATTGGTCTTGTGGTAGTCATTGTCTTCTCCATCATTAGATGTGATCTAG AAAGCTGCAATACTACATCGTGCCTTGTGCTCCTGGCAAGATTGCAGAAGGCTCAGAATGGCACCATTGATCCTTGTGAAGACTTCTTCAATTACGTGTGTGGCAACTGGGAAGCTAATAAAACATGGGGCATGGACATGCCCTCAGTGAATGTGTTTGATGTACTTTTGGAAGAAAACCATCTCATCATGAAGAAGCTTTTAG AGGAACCACAGCTTGGGGCTAATGGCTCAGCAAAGGAGAAAGCTGTGCTGTTCTATACCTCTTGCATGAATACGGATCAGATTGAAGCTCAAGGTGCTGAGCCTTTGAAGGCGCTCATAAATGAG ATTGGGGGTTGGAATATCACCGGTTCCTGGAAAGAAACAGATTTTAACCAAACTCTTCAGATACTCATGGAAAAATACAACACTTTTCCATTCTTCAAAGCATATGTGGAACCCAGTTCATCTGATCCAAGCACCAATATTATCCAG aTTGACCATCCAGAATTTGAGTTGCCACTAGAATCCCATTTTGAAAGAAATGTGAATTATCCCCAG GTCTTACGTTCATATTACTTGTATCTAAAGAAGTTAGGAGAGCTGATGGGAGGCCATACAGATCCTACGTATACCTACATTTCCTTGGCATTCTCCTTTATCTCAAACCTCCAGAAGGTTGTTACTCCCCTGAAGAAGCGACAGGAGAAAAGGATGCTATTTTACCACACCACCATCAGGAACCTGCAG GAAAAGGCTCCTGCTATTGATTGGCTGTCATGCCTTCAGGCAGCTTTCTATCCTGTGCAGCTAAACATGTCTCAACCAATCGCTGTGCATGACATGGATTATTTGAAAGGGATGTCACAACTTATTGGAAAGTGGCAACACAGAAG agaTGTATTACAGACCTACATGATCCTTTGCCTAATTGGAAATCTCTCCCCAGCCCTGGACAGCCAATTCCAGAAAGCTCGTCAAGAATTAGCAGACATGCTGGATAGCAGGACAAGGAATACAGACATG ataAGAACTGAGCGATGGAGGAAATGCCTGAGTGACACTAGCACATTCTTTGGACCTGTACTTGGGAAGATGGTTGTGCAGGAAATATTTCCCCAGAAGGCCAAGGATCTC GCAGAAGAGATTTTTTCTGAGGTCCGTGATGCCATTCACAGCCATCTGGATCAAGTTAATTGGATGGACTCCCAATCCCGCCAAGAAGCCGAGGAGAAA atTTATAACCTCCAAGTGGAGATTGGCTGTCCAAAAAGCATCCTCCAATCAAACAAAATTGATGATGAGTATCAAGAG CTGAAGATTGATGAGAATAAGTTTTTCCACAATGTGGTCGCCTGCCTGAACTCTCTGCAGAAGAGGTTCTTGCTCAGACTTGTCAGTCCCCAGCTGCATGATAA CTGGGAAGTGGCTCCTTGGTCTGTCCATTCCTACTACTCACTGCGACGCCATGCAGTAGTTTTTCCCGCAGGGATGTTTCGCAATCCTTTCTTCCACACTGAATTTCCCAG TGCTGTCAACTTTGGAGCCATGGGTTTTTTCATGGCACATGAACTGCTGCACTCCTTGTATGATTATG TGTTGCCCAACAACTGTTCTACTTGTGGCATGAATATCCCAGCAGAAAGTAAAGACTGTCTGGTGAAACAATATGGGAACTATTCCCTGAAGGGTCATGGCATCAATGGATCCTTCACACTCCTGGAGAATTTAGCTGACACTGGAGGACTTGCCATTGCTTACCAG GCCTATGAAAACTGGTTGGCAAAGCACAGAGGGGTAACAAATTTCCCTGAGCTTGGGCTCTCACACCATCAACTCTTCTTTGTCAGCTTTGCCCAT GCAATGTGTGGGCGCCAGAGCCTTGAGAGTCTGCAAGCCTTCTTACACAGGGATCCCCACAGCCCCTCTCCCCTTCGTGTGCTTGGGTCTTTAAGCAACAGTGAGGATTTCTCTACACATTTCAAATGTCCCAGTGAGTCGCCAATGAATCCAACTCTTAAGTGCCACATCTGGTGA
- the KEL gene encoding kell blood group glycoprotein isoform X2, whose product MRTSRQTDEGPGGTMQRCSRGKSLFLCALLFSAVIGLVVVIVFSIIRCDLESCNTTSCLVLLARLQKAQNGTIDPCEDFFNYVCGNWEANKTWGMDMPSVNVFDVLLEENHLIMKKLLEEPQLGANGSAKEKAVLFYTSCMNTDQIEAQGAEPLKALINEIGGWNITGSWKETDFNQTLQILMEKYNTFPFFKAYVEPSSSDPSTNIIQIDHPEFELPLESHFERNVNYPQVLRSYYLYLKKLGELMGGHTDPTYTYISLAFSFISNLQKVVTPLKKRQEKRMLFYHTTIRNLQEKAPAIDWLSCLQAAFYPVQLNMSQPIAVHDMDYLKGMSQLIGKWQHRRDVLQTYMILCLIGNLSPALDSQFQKARQELADMLDSRTRNTDMIRTERWRKCLSDTSTFFGPVLGKMVVQEIFPQKAKDLAEEIFSEVRDAIHSHLDQVNWMDSQSRQEAEEKIYNLQVEIGCPKSILQSNKIDDEYQELKIDENKFFHNVVACLNSLQKRFLLRLVSPQLHDNAVNFGAMGFFMAHELLHSLYDYVLPNNCSTCGMNIPAESKDCLVKQYGNYSLKGHGINGSFTLLENLADTGGLAIAYQAYENWLAKHRGVTNFPELGLSHHQLFFVSFAHAMCGRQSLESLQAFLHRDPHSPSPLRVLGSLSNSEDFSTHFKCPSESPMNPTLKCHIW is encoded by the exons ATCTCGGCAG ACTGATGAAGGCCCAGGAGGGACCATGCAAAGATGCTCTCGAGGAAAATCTCTGTTCCTTTGTGCTCTCCTCTTCAGTGCTGTCATTGGTCTTGTGGTAGTCATTGTCTTCTCCATCATTAGATGTGATCTAG AAAGCTGCAATACTACATCGTGCCTTGTGCTCCTGGCAAGATTGCAGAAGGCTCAGAATGGCACCATTGATCCTTGTGAAGACTTCTTCAATTACGTGTGTGGCAACTGGGAAGCTAATAAAACATGGGGCATGGACATGCCCTCAGTGAATGTGTTTGATGTACTTTTGGAAGAAAACCATCTCATCATGAAGAAGCTTTTAG AGGAACCACAGCTTGGGGCTAATGGCTCAGCAAAGGAGAAAGCTGTGCTGTTCTATACCTCTTGCATGAATACGGATCAGATTGAAGCTCAAGGTGCTGAGCCTTTGAAGGCGCTCATAAATGAG ATTGGGGGTTGGAATATCACCGGTTCCTGGAAAGAAACAGATTTTAACCAAACTCTTCAGATACTCATGGAAAAATACAACACTTTTCCATTCTTCAAAGCATATGTGGAACCCAGTTCATCTGATCCAAGCACCAATATTATCCAG aTTGACCATCCAGAATTTGAGTTGCCACTAGAATCCCATTTTGAAAGAAATGTGAATTATCCCCAG GTCTTACGTTCATATTACTTGTATCTAAAGAAGTTAGGAGAGCTGATGGGAGGCCATACAGATCCTACGTATACCTACATTTCCTTGGCATTCTCCTTTATCTCAAACCTCCAGAAGGTTGTTACTCCCCTGAAGAAGCGACAGGAGAAAAGGATGCTATTTTACCACACCACCATCAGGAACCTGCAG GAAAAGGCTCCTGCTATTGATTGGCTGTCATGCCTTCAGGCAGCTTTCTATCCTGTGCAGCTAAACATGTCTCAACCAATCGCTGTGCATGACATGGATTATTTGAAAGGGATGTCACAACTTATTGGAAAGTGGCAACACAGAAG agaTGTATTACAGACCTACATGATCCTTTGCCTAATTGGAAATCTCTCCCCAGCCCTGGACAGCCAATTCCAGAAAGCTCGTCAAGAATTAGCAGACATGCTGGATAGCAGGACAAGGAATACAGACATG ataAGAACTGAGCGATGGAGGAAATGCCTGAGTGACACTAGCACATTCTTTGGACCTGTACTTGGGAAGATGGTTGTGCAGGAAATATTTCCCCAGAAGGCCAAGGATCTC GCAGAAGAGATTTTTTCTGAGGTCCGTGATGCCATTCACAGCCATCTGGATCAAGTTAATTGGATGGACTCCCAATCCCGCCAAGAAGCCGAGGAGAAA atTTATAACCTCCAAGTGGAGATTGGCTGTCCAAAAAGCATCCTCCAATCAAACAAAATTGATGATGAGTATCAAGAG CTGAAGATTGATGAGAATAAGTTTTTCCACAATGTGGTCGCCTGCCTGAACTCTCTGCAGAAGAGGTTCTTGCTCAGACTTGTCAGTCCCCAGCTGCATGATAA TGCTGTCAACTTTGGAGCCATGGGTTTTTTCATGGCACATGAACTGCTGCACTCCTTGTATGATTATG TGTTGCCCAACAACTGTTCTACTTGTGGCATGAATATCCCAGCAGAAAGTAAAGACTGTCTGGTGAAACAATATGGGAACTATTCCCTGAAGGGTCATGGCATCAATGGATCCTTCACACTCCTGGAGAATTTAGCTGACACTGGAGGACTTGCCATTGCTTACCAG GCCTATGAAAACTGGTTGGCAAAGCACAGAGGGGTAACAAATTTCCCTGAGCTTGGGCTCTCACACCATCAACTCTTCTTTGTCAGCTTTGCCCAT GCAATGTGTGGGCGCCAGAGCCTTGAGAGTCTGCAAGCCTTCTTACACAGGGATCCCCACAGCCCCTCTCCCCTTCGTGTGCTTGGGTCTTTAAGCAACAGTGAGGATTTCTCTACACATTTCAAATGTCCCAGTGAGTCGCCAATGAATCCAACTCTTAAGTGCCACATCTGGTGA